In Manis pentadactyla isolate mManPen7 chromosome 11, mManPen7.hap1, whole genome shotgun sequence, one DNA window encodes the following:
- the CHGA gene encoding chromogranin-A, translating to MRPAAVLALLLCAGQVIALPVNSPMNKGDTEVMKCIVEVISDTLSKPSPMPVSQECFETLRGDERILSILRHQNLLKELQDLALQGAKERSHQQKKHSSFEDELSEVLGKQDDQADVKEVPGEASPRDAAEKRGDSEEAKSGEDTDGARPQASPEPGQESQVEDNQAPEEEEAANTPHPASLPSQKHPGPQAKGDSEGLSQGLVDRETGLGAEQEQQAKREEEEEEEDTEAGEKAVPEEEGPTAAFKPHPSLGYKALRRGKSWSEALAEGGARKTGAEEAREHSQQEEEEAAAMARAPLGPLRGGKSREQEQEERLSKQWEEAKRWSKMDQLAQELTADRRLVAEDEEDDPDRSMKPASRARADGSRGPGLQLRRGWRPSSPEDSVEGGLALQVRSYPEEKKEEEGSANRRPEDQELESLLAIEGELEKVAHQLQALRRG from the exons ATGCGCCCCGCCGCTGTCCTGGCGCTTCTGCTCTGCGCGGGGCAAG TCATTGCCCTCCCTGTGAACAGCCCTATGAATAAAGGGGACACTGAG GTGATGAAGTGCATCGTTGAGGTCATCTCTGACACACTGTCCAAGCCCAGCCCCATGCCTGTCAGCCAGGAGTGTTTCGAGACACTCCGAGGAG ATGAACGGATCCTCTCAATCCTGCGACATCAGAACTTGCTGAAAGAGCTCCAAGACCTCGCTCTGCAAG GTGCCAAGGAGAGGTCACATCAGCAGAAGAAACACAGCAGTTTTGAGGATGAGCTCTCAGAGGTTCTGGGGAAGCAGGACGACCAGGCCGATGTGAAGG AGGTGCCTGGAGAAGCATCCCCCAGGGACGCTGCCGAGAAAAGAGGGGATTCTGAAGAGGCGAAGAGTGGCGAAGACACGGATGGGGCCAGGCCCCAGGCCTCCCCAGAGCCGGGGCAGGAGTCCCAGGTTGAGGACAACCAGgccccagaggaggaggaggccgcCAACACCCCCCACCCAGCAAGCCTCCCCAGCCAGAAACACCCAGGCCCACAGGCCAAGGGGGACAGCGAGGGCCTCTCCCAAGGTCTGGTGGACAGAGAGACGGGCCTGGGTGCAGAGCAAGAGCAGCAGGcaaagagagaagaggaggaggaggaggaggacacagAGGCTGGAGAGAAGGCTGTCCCTGAGGAGGAAGGCCCCACCGCGGCATTTAAGCCCCACCCAAGCCTTGGCTACAAGGCGCTCCGGAGGGGCAAGA gttGGTCCGAGGCTCTGGCCGAGGGTGGAGCCAGGAAGACTGGGGCGGAGGAGGCGCGGGAGcactcccagcaggaggaggaggaggcggcggcgatGGCCAGGGCCCCTCTGGGCCCCCTCAGGGGCGGGAAGAGcagggagcaggagcaggaggagcGGCTCTCCAAGCAGTGGGAGGAGGCCAAGCGGTGGAGCAAGATGGACCAGCTGGCCCAGGAGCTGACGGCCGACAGGCGGCTGGTGGCGGAGGACGAGGAGGACGACCCTGACCGCTCCATGAAGCCCGCCTCCAGGGCCCGGGCCGATGGCTCCCGGGGCCCTGGGCTGCAGCTGCGACGAGGCTGGAGGCCGTCCTCCCCGGAGGACAGCGTGGAGGGGGGCCTGGCCCTCCAGGTGCGCAGCTACCcggaggagaagaaagaggaggagggcaGTGCCAACCGTAGACCGGAG GACCAGGAGCTGGAGAGCCTGCTGGCCATTGAGGGGGAGCTGGAGAAGGTGGCCCACCAGCTGCAGGCGCTGCGGCGGGGCTGA